The DNA segment ACGGGATCTCCGTCAGGAAGTAGTCCCGGGTGTTGTCCGCCGCATCCAGGCCGCGCACGCGGGTGTTGTTGCTCGGGCGGAGCAGATTCGAGATTTCATTGTAGGTCGAAGCGCCACCCGCGGCGGAGAAGTTGCCGCGCACGCCGGCGATTTCCGTGTTGGTCGTGTAGACCAGCAGGTCCTGCTGGTTCTTGGAACCCGTGTCCTGGAGAAACTGTGACGTCACCACGCTGATCGCGGAGGCCACGTCCTTCAGTTCCGTGCGGACGCGCGTGCCAGCGAGCGTGCTCGTCGCCTGGTATCCGCGATCCTCGGACGCCTCCACGAGGAAGGGCGAGAGGACGAGGGGCTCCTCCTGGGCGGCGGAGTCGGCCGCAGGTCGGGCCGGAGGCGGAGCACTCTGCGCGTTAAGCGCAGGTGTAACCGCAAGCGAGAATACGGACGTGAGACAAAGCGCACGTAGCCGCAGGGAATGGCGGGTCATGATCATTCGGGGGCTTGGGGTGGTTGGTGTTGGGGCGATCTTCGCGAAGCGGAGACCGGCTGCGTGCGCCCGGAAGATCCGGGACCGCGCTCAGCATGCCGACTATAACGGGGGGCGACGGGCGAGTGAATGAGTTCACTTGCACCGCAATTAAGTCTTATTGCCGGTAAACCTTGCGGGTTTTCCTCGGAGCGCGCGACGGGGAACTAGTCGGACTGAATGCTCTTTGCTTCGGTTTTGCGCCTGAACTCGCCGGGAGACTCCCCGGTGAGCCGCTTGAAGACGACGCACATGTACTCGACATGCTCAAAGCCGGCCAATTCAGCGATGCGCTTCAAAGGGAAGTCAGTCTCCATCAACAACTGCCGAATCTTCTCCACCTGCACGCGGCGGATCTCCGCCTGGGGGGAGCGACCAAGGTGCCGGCGGAACTTCTTTTCGAGCTGGCTGCGCGACGCATGGGCGTGCGCCACCACCTGATCCACCGTGAGACCCTGGCAGGAGCGCTCGCGAATGATGCTGAGTGCCGCCGCCACGTTGCGGTCATCGATTGCGAGCACGTCGCTGGACGGCCGCGTGACCATCCCGACGGGCTCGATGCGTTCGTCCAACGCCGAATGATCCTCCCCCGCCAACATGGCGGCCAGCACCTCGGCTGCGCGATACCCTGATTGATACGCGTTGGGCGCCACACTGCTCAGCGGCGGATAGGCGAGTTCGCAGCGAATCGCGCCGTTGTTCGCTCCCACCACCGCCACTTCCTCGGGCACGAGCAGTCCGTGCGCGTGCGCCGCGGTCAGGATCTGCTGGGCCCGAATATCGAAGCACGCCATCACCCCGCACGGCTTCGGCAGTCGCTTCAGCCAGTCGGCCAGCGCCGTGATCTGGTCGATGTCCCACGAGGGGGTGACGTCTCCGGGGTAGTTGACGTCGAACACGTTGCACTCACGGCCGGCGAGCTGCAGCGCCTCGATGAAGCCGTCGCGGCGCTCGCAGGACCAGCCGTCGTTCGAGAAGCCGGTGA comes from the Opitutus sp. ER46 genome and includes:
- a CDS encoding XylR family transcriptional regulator — protein: MRPQVLLVFLTRFEECMAMLRGIVHYERTHQIWTAFHDDEARAEVDPRWLESKRWDGIISRHTTPGLVQACRKLRIPLVDLNDVPRFPGVPKIRPDNVAIGHLAAEHFLERGFQHFGFTGFSNDGWSCERRDGFIEALQLAGRECNVFDVNYPGDVTPSWDIDQITALADWLKRLPKPCGVMACFDIRAQQILTAAHAHGLLVPEEVAVVGANNGAIRCELAYPPLSSVAPNAYQSGYRAAEVLAAMLAGEDHSALDERIEPVGMVTRPSSDVLAIDDRNVAAALSIIRERSCQGLTVDQVVAHAHASRSQLEKKFRRHLGRSPQAEIRRVQVEKIRQLLMETDFPLKRIAELAGFEHVEYMCVVFKRLTGESPGEFRRKTEAKSIQSD